In Bacteroidales bacterium, the sequence TTTTCAACATGCTTAGCAATGAAGAAGATAAACTCAGCGCAATAATTACAATAAATTCTGGTGCTGGCGGCACTGAGAGCCAAGATTGGGCTAGTATGCTTATGCGAATGTATATTCGTTGGGCTGAAAGAAATAATTATAAAGTTACAGAATTAGATTTACAAGAGGGCGATGTGGCGGGAATTAAGTCTTGCTCTTTGGAAATTGAAGGAGATTATGCTTTTGGATATTTAAAAAGTGAAAGCGGAGTGCATCGTCTTGTAAGATTGTCTCCTTTTGATTCAAATCAGAGACGGCACACTTCTTTTGCTTCTGTTTATGCGTATCCTGTGGTTGATGAAAATATTGATATTGTTATAAATCCAGCTGATTTGGATTGGGATACTTTTAGAAGTTCAGGTCCGGGCGGACAAAACGTGAATAAAGTAGAAACAGCTGTTAGGGTAAGGCATATACCTTCTGGGATAGTTGTTGAATGCCAAGTTACGCGTTCTCAGCAGCAAAATAGGGAAAAAGCTTTGCAAATGCTTAAATCTCAACTATATGAAATAGAGCTAAGGAAAAAACGCGAAGCTATTGATGCTATAGAGAGTAGTAAAAAGAAAATAGAGTGGGGCTCTCAAATTAGGAGCTATGTGCTTCATCCTTATAAGCTAGTGAAGGATTTGAGAACCAACTTTGAAACGTCAAATACTCAAGCAGTTTTAGATGGCGATATAAATGAGTTTATTAAAGCTTATTTAATGCAATTTTGAAGATTTTAATAAAATTTTATTTGTTTTTGCTATAAAAATATTACTTTTGGGTAAAATAAATTCTTATGAGCAAAAAAATTCGTTTTGGGTTGCTCAATTTTAGAGCTAAATTTTTAAGAAACTTGCTTGTAATCATAAGCATGGCGGGTTTTATAGCTGCTTGTGTTGGTAAAAAAAGTAGCGATAAAGATGTGAAAACGCAAGATTCTTTAGATAAAATTAAAAGTCAGGAAACTATTGATTCAATAAGCAAAGCAAAGGAAGATAGCATAAATAAAGTACGTGAAGATAGCATAAAAAAATCCCGTGAAGATTCCATTAAAAAAGCTAAAAAACCTGTTAAAAAACCTCTCCCTGGCGATATTAAGACAAAATATGGCGTACCTGTTAAGCCTGAAGAAGAACCTATTATGATGAAATATGGAGTGCCTGCAAATTTTGATAAGCCTCCTGTAACAAAATATGGAATACCACCAACACTAGAAAATGAGTAATGTATTGTTATTTAAGGATTTTTTATGGCTAATTTGAGAAAAAAATTCAGCTTGCATAAAAGAATGCTTTTTAATATACATGCACGTTATGTTGGCGTACAATCTAAAATTCATAAATTACAATACTTTTTTTGGGAATGCACATCAAAATGCAATTTAGCTTGCAAGCATTGTGGTAGTGATTGTAAAATAGAGGATAATTGCCCAAATATGCCTGCTGATGATTTTTTGAATGTTTGTAAAGATGTAGCAAAAAATTATGATGCTTCAAAAGTTATGGTGGTTGTTACCGGTGGTGAACCGCTTATGAGGAGCGATTTGGAATATTGCGGCAATGAACTTAAAAAAATGGGTTTCCCTTGGGGCATGGTTAGCAATGGTTTTGCGATGACAGAAAGCCGATTTCGCAGTTTGAGAAATGCAGGATTAAAATCTGTTACTGTAAGTCTTGATGGTCTAAAGGAAAATCATGATTGGATGCGAGGCGTAGATGGTTCTTTTGAAAGAGCTGTTAACGCAATTAAAATGCTAGCTTCTGAGCCAAATATGGTTTATGATGTTGTTACATGCGTGAATAAAAGAAATATTTTAGAACTTGATGAAGTAAAAAAATTATTAATAGAAATTGGCGTAAAACAGTGGCGATTGTTTATAATAGACCCAATTGGCAGGGCTGCGAAAAATGATGAGCTAATGCTTGATAATGAGCAATTTAAGTACGTTTACGACTTTATTTATAAAACACGTTCAGAAGGCTCAATAGTGGCTTCCGCTGGTTGTGATGGCTTTCTGGGAGACTATGAGGGACAAGTGCGAAATGGATTTTTCTTCTGTAGAGCTGGCGTAAATGTAGCCTCGGTTTTAGCAAATGGAGATATTGGTGCTTGCCCAAATATTAATAGAGGATTTGTGCAAGGAAATATTTATAAAGATAATTTTATTGATATTTGGAATAATAAATTTGAACATTACAGAAATAGGAAGGTTTTTAAAACAGGTATTTGTGCCAAATGTGATTTGTGGAAGTGGTGTAGGGGAGAAGGAATGCATTTGAGAGAGCCAAATGCAGAAAATCCATTGCAATGTAGTTTTAATAAAATTTTCAGTCAAAATGTGTAATTTTTTTAGCTCCATTATCGTTAATCTTTTTTAATTGTGAAATTTGATTTTTTATGAGAAATATATTGGTTTTAATTTTTGTTTTTTTGTTTAGTAATAGCTTTGCTCAATTCAAAGTAAAAGGTGTTTTAAAAGACAGCGCTGAAAACAAAACCCTTGCTTATGCTAATATTGCGCTAATTAAACAATTAGATTCTTTGTTTATTTCTGGCACAACTACTGATGAAAATGGTTTGTTTGCTCTGAATGTAGCTGACACAGGAAATTATTTTCTTAGAATTTCTTTTTTAGGCTATGGAACACAATTTTTACCATTATTAGTTCAAGGCGAAAAGCGTGAAATAGATTTAGGCACTGTTTTAATTAATAAATCAGCACAAATGCTTGATGCGGTTGTTATAACTGCTCAAAAACCAATGTATGCCTATGATGGCGAGAAAAAAGTCTATAATGTGAGCGAAGACCCTAGCGTTCAGGGAGGCGTTGCAACAGACGCATTGCAGAATGCTCCCGGTGTATATGTGGATATGGAAGGTAATATAACTTTAAGAGGAGTGTCAAGTGTTGCAATATGGCTAAATGATAAGCCATCTAGAATAACAGCCGAAGGATTAAAGTCTTTTTTACAGCAACTGCCTGCAAACTCTATTGAAAGGATAGAAGTTATTACCAATCCGTCAGCAAAATATAGTGCCGAAGGGTCTGGAGGAATAATAAACATTGTAACTAACCAAAAAATTAAAAGAAATATTCTGTTTAGCTTTGGTGTTAGTGGCAATACCATTGGACAACTTTTTCCATGGGCTTCTTTTGTTGTAGGAAATGAAAAACTAAGCTTTAGTACATATTTTGGTCATGGGCAATATAATTGGAAAGGATTTATCAGGTCTGAGGGAGTGTTTTTAAATAGTGAAGACACTATTTATTCTTTTAAAGACACAACAGATACTTATTACAGAAACAATTGGAATTATGCCCATTTTAATGTTTCTTGGGAAATAAACAAAAATAATACACTTGATGTTTGGGGTGGTGGCTCTTTAGGTGGTGGAAAAAATAATAGCTCTGCAACCAACATTAAATTAATGGAAAATGGGAATTTGATAAAATACTCTCAAGAATACGATGGCTCATCTGATAATATTCATCCTAATGGAGGATTATCTTTTGAGCATAGATTTAAAAAAGAAGGGCATAAAAT encodes:
- a CDS encoding peptide chain release factor 2 (programmed frameshift), which produces MKEEVKELKERLEALRRFLDIDKRRNEFLENEKISQSPNFWDNPKEAEKFLKKLNEIKSWVVRYDKVALAMSELEVAYEFFDAGEISQEEFDKIYLIAKTEIEDLEFFNMLSNEEDKLSAIITINSGAGGTESQDWASMLMRMYIRWAERNNYKVTELDLQEGDVAGIKSCSLEIEGDYAFGYLKSESGVHRLVRLSPFDSNQRRHTSFASVYAYPVVDENIDIVINPADLDWDTFRSSGPGGQNVNKVETAVRVRHIPSGIVVECQVTRSQQQNREKALQMLKSQLYEIELRKKREAIDAIESSKKKIEWGSQIRSYVLHPYKLVKDLRTNFETSNTQAVLDGDINEFIKAYLMQF
- a CDS encoding radical SAM protein; this encodes MLFNIHARYVGVQSKIHKLQYFFWECTSKCNLACKHCGSDCKIEDNCPNMPADDFLNVCKDVAKNYDASKVMVVVTGGEPLMRSDLEYCGNELKKMGFPWGMVSNGFAMTESRFRSLRNAGLKSVTVSLDGLKENHDWMRGVDGSFERAVNAIKMLASEPNMVYDVVTCVNKRNILELDEVKKLLIEIGVKQWRLFIIDPIGRAAKNDELMLDNEQFKYVYDFIYKTRSEGSIVASAGCDGFLGDYEGQVRNGFFFCRAGVNVASVLANGDIGACPNINRGFVQGNIYKDNFIDIWNNKFEHYRNRKVFKTGICAKCDLWKWCRGEGMHLREPNAENPLQCSFNKIFSQNV